A genome region from Bufo gargarizans isolate SCDJY-AF-19 chromosome 2, ASM1485885v1, whole genome shotgun sequence includes the following:
- the LOC122929178 gene encoding alpha-2,8-sialyltransferase 8F-like: MAVAFPHKTKYFQEIHERPPEMSLEIWKIRARPTKVSIEKLKFRSCCNASHMLIVSQQNTPLDQNLQYETSSKNVKINENIFQMLPPTSPFTSKPFNTCAVVGNGGILQNSSCGREIDKMDFVFRFNLPPMTIVDDIGTKSDFVSANPSILNDRFEKLLERRKPFIELVKSYGSAMIILPAFSYISNMHVSFRALHSVQDFNLPNKILFFHPEYLKNLSIYWKEEGLKVKRLSSGLMLVSAAIELCEKVTLYGFWPFPEDPEGHTISHHYYDNKMPKPGVHSMPEEFYFYTQMHLKGVLHLKVGQCSLGGS, encoded by the exons atggctgTCGCCTTTCcg cATAAAACCAAATACTTTCAGGAAATACATGAACGACCTCCAGAGATGTCCCTGGAAATATGGAAAATCAGAGCACGACCTACTAAAGTAAGCATTGAAAA GTTAAAGTTCAGAAGCTGTTGTAATGCATCTCACATGTTAATAGTCAGCCAGCAGAACACTCCTCTTGACCAAAATCTGCAATATGAGACAAGCTCTAAGAATGTAAAGATCAATGAAAACATTTTCCAAATGCTCCCACCG acatctccattcacctctaaaCCCTTCAACACTTGCGCTGTGGTTGGGAATGGAGGAATTTTACAAAACAGTTCTTGTGGGAGAGAAATTGACAAAATGGATTTCGTGTTTAG GTTTAATTTACCACCTATGACCATAGTAGATGATATTGGAACCAAGTCCGATTTTGTGAGTGCAAACCCAAGTATTCTGAATGACAG GTTTGAAAAGCTCCTTGAGAGAAGAAAACCATTCATTGAGCTCGTGAAGAGCTATGGCTCTGCAATGATCATCTTACCCGCGTTTTCATACATAAGCAACATGCATGTTTCTTTCCGAGCATTACATTCGGTACAAGACTTTAATTTGCCAAACAAAATCCTCTTTTTCCATCCTGAATATCTAAAGAATCTCTCAATCTACTGGAAAGAGGAGGGGCTGAAGGTCAAACGTTTGTCTTCTGGGCTCATGCTGGTCAGTGCTGCTATTGAGCTCTGCGAGAAGGTGACTCTTTATGGATTTTGGCCATTTCCTGAAGATCCAGAAGGACACACGATTTCTCACCACTATTATGATAACAAAATGCCCAAACCCGGTGTCCATTCAATGCCTGAAGAATTTTATTTCTATACACAGATGCATTTGAAGGGAGTGCTACATCTCAAAGTTGGACAGTGTTCTTTGGGTGGGTCATAA